From one Sorangium aterium genomic stretch:
- a CDS encoding family 43 glycosylhydrolase: protein MRAPSSSHPERTSLSAPRVALTAAAGAFAALLVAVGCSDGPSTDAPDASTNSLRIMPAVTALSTSESGGRVTVSVALDRAPSGPVMVPVSSSDATEGSVSPATISFTVEDWSVPREITVTGVDDADSDGDQIFRVRFGPSVSADPACDGLVAESADITNTDDDGPGTAAIVVSDPSGTLAERGAPVTFTVLLASQPSAPVTIALSVSDATEATLSHADLTFTEANWNTAQTVTLSSVDDWQADGAQPVRVVFGSPASEDPEYAALAAPAVLELSNLDDDVGGGYQIRTTHKEDAPLYVAHSYYHAMITNLDDRANNQLPADFQWRVVPGLANPDDPTLVSFEPVGFGGRYLHVDRMNSTRYPLQSETANRASGLWQTPPEERSHLLWIDVFTDTTTFRSDATFRIVPALNGDPTMVSLQWYSDPTRYLRRLNYQIYAHVLDGTAVKNSEASFALEPLGYLISQRADPHIKRHTDGYYYFTASVPTYDRIEIGRATTIRGLASATPKVVWTKHATGPMAAHIWAPELHFIDGKWYIYFAAGSSTNIWAIRMYVLENSSANPMDGTWIERGQIVTDSDTFALDATTFEHDGKRYLVWAQEDPSVEGDNSSLFIAAMMNPWTLARPNVRIARPEHAWETAGFAVNEGAAVLERNGRIFISYSASATDDRYCLGLLTASATDDLLSASSWTKNENPVFVSANGLYGPGHNSFTTSADGSIDVLVYHARNYEKITGDPLYDPNRHTRVQRLEWNADGTPNFGVPLLNGANTIGD from the coding sequence ATGCGCGCACCGAGTTCTTCCCATCCAGAGCGCACTTCCCTCTCTGCGCCACGCGTTGCGCTCACGGCGGCAGCTGGCGCCTTCGCCGCGCTGCTCGTGGCGGTCGGGTGCTCGGATGGGCCCTCGACCGATGCGCCGGACGCGTCGACCAATTCATTGCGGATCATGCCGGCGGTCACGGCGCTCAGCACCTCGGAGTCCGGCGGGCGGGTGACCGTGAGCGTGGCGCTCGACCGCGCGCCGAGCGGGCCTGTCATGGTGCCGGTCTCGAGCTCGGATGCGACCGAAGGCTCCGTCTCACCGGCGACCATCTCCTTCACGGTGGAGGATTGGAGCGTCCCTCGAGAGATCACGGTCACGGGCGTGGACGACGCGGACAGCGACGGGGATCAGATCTTCCGCGTCCGCTTCGGGCCTTCGGTCTCTGCAGACCCAGCCTGCGACGGCCTCGTCGCGGAGTCCGCTGACATCACGAACACGGACGACGACGGTCCAGGGACGGCAGCGATCGTCGTCAGCGACCCGTCGGGGACCCTCGCCGAGCGCGGCGCTCCCGTGACGTTCACCGTGCTCCTCGCGTCGCAGCCGAGCGCGCCCGTGACGATCGCCCTCAGCGTCAGCGACGCGACCGAGGCGACGCTGAGCCATGCGGACCTGACGTTCACGGAGGCGAACTGGAACACGGCGCAGACCGTTACCTTGAGCAGCGTCGATGACTGGCAGGCCGACGGAGCTCAGCCCGTACGTGTCGTCTTCGGCTCACCGGCCAGCGAGGACCCCGAGTATGCGGCCCTCGCCGCCCCCGCTGTTCTCGAGCTATCCAATCTCGACGACGACGTCGGAGGGGGGTACCAGATTCGCACGACGCACAAGGAGGACGCGCCGCTCTACGTCGCGCACTCCTATTATCACGCGATGATCACCAACCTCGACGATAGGGCAAACAACCAGCTTCCTGCCGACTTCCAGTGGAGAGTGGTGCCCGGCCTGGCGAACCCGGATGATCCGACGCTGGTGTCGTTCGAGCCTGTGGGTTTCGGCGGTCGCTACCTGCACGTCGACAGGATGAATTCGACCCGGTACCCGCTGCAGAGCGAGACGGCCAACCGGGCTAGCGGGCTCTGGCAGACTCCACCCGAAGAGAGGAGTCACCTTCTGTGGATCGACGTGTTCACGGATACCACCACGTTCCGGAGCGACGCCACGTTCCGGATCGTGCCCGCGCTGAACGGGGATCCGACGATGGTCTCGCTGCAGTGGTACTCAGATCCGACACGTTATCTCCGGCGCCTGAACTACCAGATCTATGCGCACGTGCTCGACGGCACGGCGGTCAAGAACTCGGAGGCGTCGTTCGCGCTCGAGCCGCTCGGCTATTTGATCTCGCAGCGCGCCGATCCCCACATCAAGCGGCACACGGACGGGTACTACTACTTCACCGCGAGCGTGCCGACGTACGATCGCATCGAGATCGGGCGCGCGACCACGATACGAGGCCTGGCCAGCGCGACCCCGAAGGTCGTCTGGACGAAGCACGCGACCGGCCCGATGGCGGCGCACATCTGGGCGCCCGAGCTACATTTCATCGACGGCAAGTGGTACATCTATTTCGCCGCCGGAAGCTCGACCAACATCTGGGCCATTCGCATGTATGTGCTCGAGAACTCATCGGCCAACCCGATGGATGGCACGTGGATCGAGCGAGGGCAGATCGTGACGGACTCGGACACGTTCGCGCTCGACGCGACGACGTTCGAGCACGACGGCAAGCGCTATCTCGTGTGGGCGCAGGAGGACCCCAGCGTCGAGGGCGACAACAGCAGCTTGTTCATCGCGGCCATGATGAACCCGTGGACGCTGGCCAGGCCCAACGTGCGGATCGCCAGACCCGAGCACGCCTGGGAGACGGCGGGGTTCGCGGTCAACGAAGGTGCTGCCGTGCTCGAGCGGAATGGGCGGATCTTCATCAGCTACTCAGCGAGCGCGACGGACGATCGCTACTGCCTCGGCCTGCTCACGGCGAGCGCGACGGACGACCTGCTGAGCGCCAGCTCATGGACGAAGAACGAGAATCCAGTGTTCGTCAGCGCAAACGGGCTGTATGGCCCGGGCCACAACTCGTTCACGACCTCGGCGGATGGATCGATCGACGTGCTCGTGTACCACGCGCGGAACTACGAGAAGATCACGGGGGACCCGCTCTACGACCCGAACCGTCACACGCGCGTCCAGCGGCTCGAGTGGAATGCAGACGGAACGCCGAACTTCGGCGTACCGCTCCTGAACGGCGCGAATACGATTGGCGACTGA